The proteins below come from a single Metarhizium brunneum chromosome 1, complete sequence genomic window:
- the gsy-1 gene encoding Glycogen [starch] synthase codes for MADGEPVRDVKNHLLFEIATEVAHRVGGIYSVIKSKAPVTTAEYGDRYTLIGPLNHTSAAVEVEEMEPTNPEIAKTMQAMKDRGIGMLYGRWLIEGAPRVLLIDTKTAYGYMNEWKTDLWNIASIPSPASDDETNEAIVFGYLVAWFLGEFVCHEKKRAVIAHFHEWLAGVALPLTKKRRIDVTTIFTTHATLLGRYLCAGSVDFYNNLQHFDVDAEAGKRGIYHRYCIERAATHSCDVFTTVSHITAFESEHLLKRKPDGVLPNGLNVTKFSAVHEFQNLHQQSKEKIHDFVRGHFYGHYDFDPDNTLYVFTAGRYEFRNKGVDMFIESLARLNHRLKNAGSKMTVVAFIIMPAQTTSLTVEALKGQAVIKSLRDTTTMIEQSIGRRIFERSLKWHEGDSMPDEKELISGQDRVLLRRRLFAMKRSGLPPIVTHNMVNDQEDPVLNQIRRVQLFNHPSDRVKVVFHPEFLNSANPVLPLDYDDFVRGCHLGIFASYYEPWGYTPAECTVMGVPSITTNLSGFGCYMEELIENSSDYGIYIVDRRTKGVDDSVNQLTSYMYEFCGKSRRQRINQRNRTERLSDLLDWKRMGMEYVKARQLALRRAYPNSFAGDEEPEDFIPGVEQKISRPFSVPGSPRDKSGMMTPGDFASLQEGREGLSTEDYVAWKLPAEEDPEEYPFPLTLHTKQPGGESPLPPAALNGN; via the exons ATGGCTGACGGCGAGCCTGTTCGAGATGTCAAGAACCACCTCCTCTTCGAGATTGCTACCGAGGTAGCCCATAGAG TGGGTGGCATCTACTCcgtcatcaagtccaaggcGCCCGTGACCACCGCCGAATATGGAGATCGATATACGCTCATTGGACCGCTCAATCACACCTCT gcggccgtcgaggtcgaagaAATGGAGCCGACCAACCCAGAGATTGCCAAGACCATGCAGGCCATGAAGGACCGAGGCATCGGCATGTTGTACGGCCGATGGCTTATCGAAGGGGCTCCTAGAGTCTTGCTGATTGACACCAAAACTGCCTATGGATACATGAACGAGTGGAAGACGGATCTGTGGAATATTGCAAGCATTCCCTCCCCGGCTAGTGACGACGAGACCAACGAAGCCATTGTGTTTGGGTACTTGGTGGCATGGTTCCTGGGAGAG TTTGTCTGCCACGAAAAGAAGCGAGCCGTCATTGCTCACTTCCACGAATGGCTCGCCGGTGTTGCCCTGCCTCTGACCAAGAAGCGTCGCATTGACGTCACCACCATCTTCACGACGCATGCCACTCTCCTCGGACGATATCTTTGCGCCGGCTCTGTCGACTTTTATAACAACTTGCAGCacttcgacgtcgacgccgaagCCGGCAAGCGGGGCATCTACCATCGATACTGTATCGAGCGCGCAGCCACACACTCTTGCGACGTATTTACGACCGTGTCTCACATTACAGCATTCGAGTCTGAGCATCTGTTGAAGCGAAAGCCCGATGGTGTCCTGCCCAACGGGCTCAACGTAACCAAATTTTCCGCCGTCCATGAGTTCCAGAACTTGCACCAGCAGTCCAAGGAGAAGATTCACGACTTTGTTCGCGGTCACTTCTATGGCCACTACGACTTTGACCCGGACAATACCTTGTACGTCTTCACTGCTGGTCGTTATGAGTTCCGAAACAAGGGTGTCGACATGTTCATCGAGTCTCTGGCTCGGTTGAACCATCGCCTGAAGAATGCCGGCAGCAAGATGACGGTTGTGGCCTTCATCATTATGCCGGCGCAAACGACGTCGCTCACCGTCGAAGCGCTCAAGGGCCAGGCAGTCATCAAGTCGCTGCGGGACACCACGACCATGATTGAGCAGAGCATCGGACGGAGGATATTCGAGCGGTCCCTCAAGTGGCATGAGGGAGACTCAATGCCCGACGAGAAGGAGCTCATTTCTGGCCAGGACCGCGTCTTGCTGCGACGTCGGCTGTTCGCCATGAAGAGAAGCGGCCTGCCGCCCATTGTCACTCACAACATGGTCAATGACCAGGAGGACCCAGTACTGAACCAGATTCGACGTGTCCAGCTCTTCAACCATCCCTCAGATCGCGTCAAGGTGGTGTTCCACCCCGAGTTCCTGAACTCTGCCAACCCCGTGTTGCCACTGGACTATGACGACTTTGTGCGAGGCTGCCACTTGGGCATTTTTGCTTCATACTACGAGCCGTGGGGTTACACGCCAGCCGAGTGCACCGTCATGGGTGTTCCCAGCATCACGACCAACTTGTCAGGCTTCGGCTGCTACATGGAGGAGCTGATTGAGAACTCGAGCGACTACGGCATCTACATTGTCGATCGGCGGACAAAGGGTGTCGACGATTCGGTCAACCAGCTGACGTCGTACATGTACGAGTTTTGCGGCAAGAGTCGTCGTCAGCGCATCAACCAACGAAACCGCACCGAGCGCCTTAGCGACCTGCTCGACTGGAAGCGGATGGGCATGGAGTATGTCAAGGCTCGTCAGCTGGCATTGCGCAGGGCATACCCCAACTCGTTTGCCGGCGATGAGGAGCCCGAGGACTTTATTCCGGGCGTCGAGCAGAAGATTTCTCGGCCATTCTCGGTGCCCGGCTCACCGAGGGACAAGAGCGGAATGATGACGCCAGGAGACTTTGCCAGTCTGCAGGAAGGTCGCGAGGGTCTAAGTACCGAGGACTATGTCGCGTGGAAGTTGCC TGCTGAGGAGGACCCTGAGGAGTACCCCTTCCCTCTGACCCTGCATACCAAGCAGCCCGGTGGTGAGAGTCCCTTGCCACCAGCTGCCCTGAACGGAAACTAG